One Malania oleifera isolate guangnan ecotype guangnan chromosome 10, ASM2987363v1, whole genome shotgun sequence genomic region harbors:
- the LOC131167080 gene encoding protein TONNEAU 1a-like isoform X1, with the protein MDDYTREMMDLKTLVTRTLEKKGVLAKIRAELRASVFEAIEEEDRAVEKEEALPPALLGSCNDRAKQLHASPSGRLLTALICEYLDWAQLGHTLKVYLPECNLPKDFWKAELKEFSNKNGYDLNRNGESGPLLLDVLEGFLKFESLSQTRGVGRRQTTAETEPLSNLESRNMRRPSSSSIAGGLPPLGRVSVDAFKHLDRRGGSSMSAYRKDEYNWRYDSDDLPDDVIRASAALENLQLDRKARNLTTSWRHSGDGISEEDGRTERM; encoded by the exons ATGGACGATTACACGAGGGAGATGATGGACCTCAAGACCCTCGTCACCCGAACCCTAGAAAAGAAAGGCGTCCTTGCCAAGATCCGA GCTGAACTTAGAGCGAGTGTTTTTGAAGCTATTGAAGAGGAGGATCGGGCAGTTGAGAAGGAAGAAGCTTTACCTCCTGCATTATTGGGTAGCTGCAATGATCGTGCAAAACAGCTTCATGCTTCTCCCTCAG GAAGGCTTCTAACTGCTCTAATTTGTGAGTACTTGGACTGGGCGCAGCTAGGTCACACTCTTAAAGTTTACCTGCCAGAGTGTAACTTG CCAAAGGATTTTTGGAAAGCTGAGTTGAAAGAATTTAGTAATAAGAATGGATATGATCTTAACAGGAATGGTGAAAGTGGTCCTTTGCTTTTGGACGTTCTAGAAGGATTTTTGAAGTTTGAG AGCCTATCCCAAACAAGAGGTGTGGGAAGGAGACAAACCACTGCAGAGACCGAACCCTTGTCCAATTTAGAGTCACGTAACATGCGGAGACCTTCATCATCATCCATTGCTGGGGGCTTACCTCCATTGGGAAG AGTTTCTGTTGACGCCTTTAAACATTTAGACAGGAGAGGTGGATCCTCTATGTCAGCCTACAGGAAGGATGAATACAATTGGAGATATGACAGTGATGATCTTCCAGACGATGTAATTCGAGCTTCAGCTGCCTTGGAAAACCTCCAGCTGGATAGAAAAGCACGGAATCTAACTACATCTTGGCG GCACTCTGGGGATGGAATCTCAGAGGAGGATGGCAGAACGGAGCGCATGTAG
- the LOC131167077 gene encoding adenylate kinase 1, chloroplastic-like: MAVLSRLLRARGTSLSSVTRAFSSSGVNSKIDFRQSSSSLNHAPLPLLHGPEGRSVQWVFLGCPGVGKGTYAGRLSKLLGVPHIATGDLVREELSSSGPLAFQLAEIVNQGKLVSDEIIIDLLSKRLEAGAAKGESGFILDGFPRTMRQAEILDGVTDIDLVINLKLREEALLAKCLGRRICSECGGNYNVASIDIKSENGRPGMYMAPLLPPPHCSSKLITRSDDTEAVVKERLRIYNEMSQPVEDFYRNQGKLLEFELPGGIPESWPKLLQALNLDDHEEKRTAAA, translated from the exons ATGGCGGTCCTCAGCCGCCTTCTGAGAGCCAGAGGCACTTCCTTGTCCTCCGTAACTCGCGCCTTTTCTTCGTCCGGCGTAAATTCCAAAATTGACTTCCGACAGTCGTCGTCTTCCCTCAACCACGCGCCCCTTCCCCTACTTCATGGCCCCGAGGGCAGGAGTGTCCAGTGGGTGTTTCTCGGCTGCCCCGGCGTCGGCAAAGGCACATACGCCGGTCGCCTCTCTAAACTCCTTGGCGTCCCCCACATCGCCACCGGCGATCTCGTCCGCGAGGAGCTCTCCTCCTCCGGTCCCCTCGCTTTCCAG CTTGCAGAGATTGTTAATCAGGGGAAATTGGTTTCAGATGAAATTATAATAGATTTATTGTCCAAGCGTCTTGAAGCTGGAGCAGCAAAGGGTGAATCAGGATTCATTCTTGATGGTTTCCCTCGAACTATGAGACAGGCG GAAATATTAGATGGAGTGACTGATATTGACCTGGTGATTAACCTAAAGCTTCGAGAAGAAGCATTGCTTGCAAAATGCCTTGGAAGAAGGATTTGTAGTGAGTGTGGAGGGAATTACAATGTGGCCTCAATTGACATCAAGAGTGAGAATGGGCGCCCTGGAATGTACATGGCTCCACTTCTTCCTCCTCCACATTGTTCATCGAAGCTTATCACTCGGTCTGATGATACTGAAGCAGTCGTAAAGGAACGACTCCGCATATACAATGAAATG AGTCAACCTGTAGAGGATTTCTACCGCAATCAAGGGAAGTTGTTGGAGTTTGAACTTCCAGGAGGAATCCCGGAATCATGGCCTAAGCTGCTTCAAGCTCTGAATCTGGATGATCATGAGGAGAAGCGGACAGCTGCAGCATAA
- the LOC131167080 gene encoding protein TONNEAU 1a-like isoform X2 — MDDYTREMMDLKTLVTRTLEKKGVLAKIRAELRASVFEAIEEEDRAVEKEEALPPALLGSCNDRAKQLHASPSGRLLTALICEYLDWAQLGHTLKVYLPECNLPKDFWKAELKEFSNKNGYDLNRNGESGPLLLDVLEGFLKFESLSQTRGVGRRQTTAETEPLSNLESRNMRRPSSSSIAGGLPPLGRPVPASQASDRRGGSSMSAYRKDEYNWRYDSDDLPDDVIRASAALENLQLDRKARNLTTSWRHSGDGISEEDGRTERM, encoded by the exons ATGGACGATTACACGAGGGAGATGATGGACCTCAAGACCCTCGTCACCCGAACCCTAGAAAAGAAAGGCGTCCTTGCCAAGATCCGA GCTGAACTTAGAGCGAGTGTTTTTGAAGCTATTGAAGAGGAGGATCGGGCAGTTGAGAAGGAAGAAGCTTTACCTCCTGCATTATTGGGTAGCTGCAATGATCGTGCAAAACAGCTTCATGCTTCTCCCTCAG GAAGGCTTCTAACTGCTCTAATTTGTGAGTACTTGGACTGGGCGCAGCTAGGTCACACTCTTAAAGTTTACCTGCCAGAGTGTAACTTG CCAAAGGATTTTTGGAAAGCTGAGTTGAAAGAATTTAGTAATAAGAATGGATATGATCTTAACAGGAATGGTGAAAGTGGTCCTTTGCTTTTGGACGTTCTAGAAGGATTTTTGAAGTTTGAG AGCCTATCCCAAACAAGAGGTGTGGGAAGGAGACAAACCACTGCAGAGACCGAACCCTTGTCCAATTTAGAGTCACGTAACATGCGGAGACCTTCATCATCATCCATTGCTGGGGGCTTACCTCCATTGGGAAG GCCTGTTCCTGCTTCCCAGGCATCTG ACAGGAGAGGTGGATCCTCTATGTCAGCCTACAGGAAGGATGAATACAATTGGAGATATGACAGTGATGATCTTCCAGACGATGTAATTCGAGCTTCAGCTGCCTTGGAAAACCTCCAGCTGGATAGAAAAGCACGGAATCTAACTACATCTTGGCG GCACTCTGGGGATGGAATCTCAGAGGAGGATGGCAGAACGGAGCGCATGTAG